From Equus quagga isolate Etosha38 chromosome 3, UCLA_HA_Equagga_1.0, whole genome shotgun sequence, one genomic window encodes:
- the NOA1 gene encoding nitric oxide-associated protein 1, giving the protein MLPARLTGRLLCGFLRGSALRVARHGLREPLLERRRTTPFSSQHPSGLGRGLPRGPMATGGYEGRADMEERFLFPEYVPEPEPEPTPEEQLRALQQRQEEEERQQQQRREERRQQKLRARRREHPVVGHPDPTVPPSGLNCSGCGAELHCQDPGVPGYLPSEKFLSAAAQADGGLARTVCQRCWLLVHHRRALRLQVSREQYLELVSAALRRPGPALVLYMVDLLDLPDALLPDLPALVGPKQLIVLGNKVDLLPQDAPGYRQRLRERLWDDCARAGLLPLPGHRGPQHPGGDGPRDEEENSNPSARSRTVLRDVRLISAKTGFGVEELISALQRSWRYRGDVYLVGATNAGKSTLFNTLLESDYCIAKGAEAIDKATISPWPGTTLNLLKFPICNPTPYRMFKRQKRLKKDAAVAEEDLSQQEQNQLNLLKKHGYVVGRVGRTFSYSEEQKDEAAFEFDADSLAFDMGNEPVVADKPTKRVQLTPEDVKDAHWFHDTPGITKENCILNLLTEKEVNIVLPTQSIVPRTFVLKPGMVLFLGAIGRIDFLQGSQSAWFTVVASNFLPVHVTSLDKADTVYHKHAGHTLLKVPMGGEERMAGFPPLVGEDITLEEGLGESEAVADIKFSSAGWVAVTPHFKDRLRLRGYTPQGTVLTVRPPLLPHIVNIKGERLKRSVAYKTKKPPSLVYNLQKKKKQINI; this is encoded by the exons ATGCTGCCAGCACGCCTAACTGGTAGGCTTCTCTGCGGCTTCCTGCGGGGATCCGCTCTCAGGGTAGCGCGCCATGGCCTCCGGGAGCCTCTCCTCGAGAGGAGGCGCACgacccccttctcctcccagcacCCATCGGGCCTGGGACGTGGGCTCCCTCGTGGCCCGATGGCGACTGGGGGTTACGAAGGAAGGGCTGACATGGAGGAGCGTTTTCTGTTCCCCGAGTACGTCCCGGAGCCGGAGCCCGAACCGACCCCCGAAGAGCAGCTGCGGGCGCTGCAGCAgcggcaggaggaggaagagagacagcagcagcagcggcgggaggagcggcggcagcagaagctacGGGCCAGGCGCCGGGAGCATCCGGTCGTGGGGCACCCGGACCCGACGGTGCCGCCCAGCGGCCTGAACTGCTCGGGCTGCGGGGCGGAGCTGCACTGCCAGGACCCCGGCGTGCCCGGCTACCTGCCCAGCGAGAAGTTCCTGAGCGCGGCGGCGCAGGCCGACGGCGGGCTGGCGCGGACCGTGTGCCAGCGCTGCTGGCTGCTGGTGCACCACCGGCGCGCCCTGCGCCTGCAGGTGAGCCGCGAGCAGTACCTGGAGCTGGTGAGCGCCGCGCTGCGGCGGCCCGGGCCCGCTCTGGTGCTCTACATGGTGGACCTGCTCGATCTGCCCGACGCCTTGCTGCCCGACCTGCCTGCGCTGGTGGGCCCCAAGCAGCTGATCGTGCTGGGGAACAAGGTGGACCTGCTGCCCCAGGACGCTCCCGGCTACCGGCAGAGGCTCCGGGAGCGGCTGTGGGACGACTGTGCACGCGCGGGGCTCCTGCCGCTCCCTGGCCACCGAGGGCCACAGCACCCCGGCGGGGACGGGCCACGGGACGAGGAGGAGAATTCGAATCCTTCAGCCAGGTCCCGCACGGTGCTCAGGGACGTGCGGCTCATCAGCGCCAAGACTGGCTTTGGAGTGGAAGAGTTGATCTCCGCGCTTCAGCGCTCCTGGCGCTACCGCGGCGACGTCTACCTGGTTGGCGCCACCAACGCTGGCAAGTCCACTCTCTTCAACACGCTCCTGGAGTCCGATTACTGCATCGCCAAGGGCGCTGAGGCTATCGACAAAGCCACCATTTCCCCTTGGCCTG GTACTACATTAAACCTTCTGAAGTTTCCTATTTGCAACCCAACTCCTTACAGAatgtttaaaaggcaaaaaagactgaaaaaagatGCAGCTGTAGCTGAAGAAGATCTTAGTCAGCAAGAACAAAATCAACTTAATCTCTTAAAAAAGCATGGCTATGTAGTAG GAAGAGTTGGAAGAACATTCTCGTATTCAGAAGAACAGAAGGATGAAGCTGCCTTCGAGTTTGATGCTGATTCACTTGCCTTTGACATGGGAAATGAACCTGTTGTTGCAGATAAACCCACCAAACGAGTACAGTTGACCCCAGAAGATGTGAAAGATGCCCACTGGTTTCATGACACCCCtggaattacaaaagaaaattgt ATTTTAAATCttctaacagaaaaagaagtaaatattgtTTTGCCAACACAGTCCATTGTGCCGAGAACTTTTGTGCTTAAACCAGGAATGGTTCTATTTTTGGGTGCTATAGGCCGCATAGATTTTCTGCAG GGAAGTCAGTCAGCTTGGTTTACAGTTGTGGCTTCTAACTTCCTTCCTGTGCATGTTACTTCCTTGGACAAGGCGGATACCGTGTATCACAAGCATGCGGGTCATACATTACTCAAG GTCCCAATGGGTGGAGAAGAgcgaatggcaggatttcctcctcTTGTTGGTGAAGACATTACATTAGAAGAAGGACTTGGGGAATCTGAAGCAGTGGCTGACATCAAGTTTTCCTCTGCAG GTTGGGTTGCAGTTACGCCTCATTTTAAGGACAGACTGCGTCTCCGAGGCTATACGCCTCAAGGAACAGTTCTGACGGTCCGGCCCCCTCTCTTGCCACATATCGTTAACATCAAAGGAGAGCGCCTCAAGAGAAGTGTGGCCTATAAAACCAAGAAGCCGCCTTCCCTGGTGTACAAtctgcagaagaagaaaaaacagataaatatatgA